The genomic region ATGAGACTAACTAAAAGTACCTTCAGTATTTTCTCAAATTCCAATATTTCATTCCGTTGATAGGCTGCTATCAAATTTGTCATTGCCAAAATTTCCGGGTCATTCTTGTATCTGCAATACATAATTTATGAGATTTAAAAAAAGAATGGGAAAACACCCTGGACTTGATCAAAGAACGATAGGAATGAAAAATGGGTGGAGAGAGAGGAATAAAATACGCATCACTTACGGCTTAGCCTCCTGTCCATCAAAAGGATTCACTTCAGACTCCATCAACATGTTGGCAAGAACAAGGTACCTGGtgcatataataacaataacaatacatATTAAAAACAAAGCTAAAATTCTTTACTCAGCAGTCAAGCTGAAATGTATCCGAGGGAAAGATTATGAATTTTAGAAGTATCAAATCTTATCCTAAAATTGATGACTCGTGATGAATTTCATTTCATGAACACCGCAATCTATCATTAATCAAATGTTTCAAACTAATAACTAAAAGTAAAATGAATTCCATGCTGCATACTTCAAGCATTGGATCCGCCTATGATTCCCAGCTTCATCATAATTCTTAAAAGCTTCAAAGAAGTCAGTAGCTGCTTCTGCCCACTGGCGCTCTGCCATATGCATTTTACCCCCACATTCATGGATTATCCCCATTATTCTTGGATGGGGAATAGCTGACTTAATAGTAAGTGCTTTCTGGTAAAGTTGCTGCATTTAAGACCAGGAGACACTGTTAAACAAACTTCCCTAAAAACTAATGACTAATCAATGAATATAAAATAATTCTGAGGCTGCTCCCAGATTCAAGAGATTCTCTACAGCATTAGGTTAACTACAAGCCAGGTATTGAGATGGTGTTTGAAATTGAACAAACTTTTTTTATACAGGCACCAAAACCACAGTTCACAACATTCACAACAATTGAAAGATATTTAAGCCTATCAAATTTATTACTAGAAATAGTCCATTAGGTTATGATAGCTCAGTTATCCATGTTCAACCATGATGACACCCCCACTTTGCATACGCATCAATATTCAGCCACGGGTCActgcccatacatcaaatattttttttttcccaaaGATTACAAGATCTAAACTGCTAAAAACAGTTGATTAAAAGAAAACAGGAAATTGTGAAGAATAAcgaaaaataactataaaaattcaaaaacaagcaAGGTACTGAGATGCCAAATTGCCAATGTGTTTAAGCAACTCCATCTTTCATCAAGAGAGATACAGTTAGTTCCCATTGAATAAAACttacataaatattaattatttgagaATTCATTCTAAACTAATAAACAGTAACTGAAGTCTGATGGATAATTGAAAGCAAATTCCAGAATAAGCAATAATAAATTGGTGAGGTAGATACTTAGATGTTAGGtacacaaaattaattttttaaaacaaatgcTGACCTTGAGTTTTTTGTTGTTCTTGGTCTCTGTGTACATCTGGATTTCTATTGCATAAACCTCCAACAGTTGGGTTCCTTTCTTATGGTCATCTGTGCCATCTTCTCTTTGACAAGATTTGTGAAGTTCCTTCAAGATCTGAAAGGATTCAACAAATCCTTAAATTTTTACTATGAAAAACACTAGACACCAATATAATCATACAAACACATTCAAATTATGTTGGACAGCAAATTAAACCTTTACCTTGCTCATTCGTCCATATTCACCAATATCAAAGAAAATCTTACAAAGCTTCAGATTTGTTTTAAACCACAATCTCTGCCAATTGAATAATACAAAATTAAACATAAGATTGCATTAATGGGAAATGCAATGACATGAGTCGCAACCAAGATAAGGTGTCTAAGGGATTAACCTCATTCTTTGCTTCTTCAAGGGCTTTCAGAGTTGTCTGGTAGAATTTTTGCAGAAGACCAAAGTTCTGGCTAGCTGAACCTGAGACATAGTCCATAATGCTGTTTATGCATTTTTCACTGTAGTTACGAGTCACTGCAGACTTAATATAAGTCAACATCTCCCTGTAGGCTTCCATCATCTCTTTATATCTCCCAAGTCGATAATAGAGCTTGACGGTTTGTTTTAGAGCTTTAAATCCCCTGgtaaaatgtaaaataaatatCACATGAAATACATAATAGTTTCTTAGTACCATCAAAAGATAAACACAAATATCACGATGCATGATCCAATTCAAAAAAGAATACAAAAAAGAGGGGAAAAATCGGCCAACAAATATATTAGCTGTATTTACTAATTGGCCAACTAGAAACAAAGcattaaagaaaagaaagaaaataaaaaccacAAGCAGGATCAGATCACTGAATTATTAATGATACAAAATTGCAACAGAAGATACAAAAGTATACTGTCATTTAAGTCCAGTGTCtatatgtttattattattatgcagCACTCAGATAATAGGGTTCTTACCATTCAGCCTTTTCTTGTTCCATGCGCACTACCTCAGCAAAACCAGAAAGTGCACCTTCTGGATCAGTTTCAACCAAACCTACATACAAACAGCAGCATCTTAGGAAATTAGTGTGGAGGATGGAAATGGAATCATCAATTTAGAACCACAAATTATGAAAACCTAGATCATGATGTTGTAAATGAAGATTCCTCCCTTTCAAAATATCTGTCCTTAAAGGCATTTGTGTTagaatttggttgaattagtcccacattgctcaggatagcaaatggagtgggtggcctaggctataaatatgaggctaagttctccatttgtttttgcaccagtcagaaacactttaagcttgtatctgatttttcttcctctgtactctttgattagagagtgttgtgaggtgtagttagatatttgctttgagagagtgtgggtgtactggggtgccagtgagagaaagaagtctatgtgttgtaacaattttcacatagtgatattctctggttgtcatttgacaacggccgtggtttttctccggtaattggagtttccacgttaaattcttgtgttgtgattgtgtctattttatttctctgtcaaaggtgttttctcaagggggaatggtgtattattcccaacaatTTGCACAATGACTAAGAACTCAACAGCAAAGCTTTTCTCCTACTAGTTAAGGTTGATTACACGAATCACACTATTATTACATTGTATCATAAACCATATCTACAGGGAAGCCAATTAAATATAAGCCTTTCTTAATGACTTCATCTAcaattttctaggttttctataCCTACACTTATCGAGCTACCTTCCATCTAATTTAGTTTTCTTATCAAGGCTTCCACAAGCCTTCTATTTCCAAGACGTACTGTAATTATATTACCCTTCCCTAAAATACTCAAAACTCTAAGAACTCGCTTTTCTCCTACTAGTTATGGTTGATTTCACGAATCACACTATTATTACATTGTATCATAAACCATATCTACAGGGAAGCAAATTGAATATAAGCCTTTCTTAATGACTTTATCTACaatttttctaggttttctaggtNNNNNNNNNNNNNNNNNNNNNNNNNNNNNNNNNNNNNNNNNNNNNNNNNNNNNNNNNNNNNNNNNNNNNNNNNNNNNNNNNNNNNNNNNNNNNNNNNNNNNNNNNNNNNNNNNNNNNNNNNNNNNNNNNNNNNNNNNNNNNNNNNNNNNNNNNNNNNNNNNNNNNNNNNNNNNNNNNNNNNNNNNNNNNNNNNNNNNNNNNNNNNNNNNNNNNNNNNNNNNNNNNNNNNNNNNNNNNNNNNNNNNNNNNNNNNNNNNNNNNNNNNNNNNNNNNNNNNNNNNNNNNNNNNNNNNNNNNNNNNNNNNNNNNNNNNNNNNNNNNNNNNNNNNNNNNNNNNNNNNNNNNNNNNNNNNNNNNNNNNNNNNNNNNNNNNNNNNNNNNNNNNNNNNNNNNNNNNNNNNNNNNNNNNNNNNNNNNNNNNNNNNNNNNNNNNNNNNNNNNNNNNNNNNNNNNNNNNNNNNNNNNNNNNNNNNNNNNNNNNNNNNNNNNNNNNNNNNNNNNNNNNNNNNNNNNNNNNNNNNNNNNNNNNNNNNNNNNNNNNNNNNNNNNNNNNNNNNNNNNNNNNNNNNNNNNNNNNNNNNNNNNNNNNNNNNNNNNNNNNNNNNNNNNNNNNNNNNNNNNNNNNNNNNNNNNNNNNNNNNNNNNNNNNNNNNNNNNNNNNNNNNNNNNNNNNNNNNNNNNNNNNNNNNNNNNNNNNNNNNNNNNNNNNNNNNNNNNNNNNNNNNNNNNNNNNNNNNNNNNNNNNNNNNNNNNNNNNNNNNNNNNNNNNNNNNNNNNNNNNNNNNNNNNNNNNNNNNNNNNNNNNNNNNNNNNNNNNNNNNNNNNNNNNNNNNNNNNNNNNNNNNNNNNNNNNNNNNNNNNNNNNNNNNNNNNNNNNNNNNNNNNNNNNNNNNNNNNNNNNNNNNNNNNNNNNNNNNNNNNNNNNNNNNNNNNNNNNNNNNNNNNNNNNNNNNNNNNNNNNNNNNNNNNNNNNNNNNNNNNNNNNNNNNNNNNNNNNNNNNNNNNNNNNNNNNNNNNNNNNNNNNNNNNNNNNNNNNNNNNNNNNNNNNNNNNNNNNNNNNNNNNNNNNNNNNNNNNNNNNNNNNNNNNNNNNNNNNNNNNNNNNNNNNNNNNNNNNNNNNNNNNNNNNNNNNNNNNNNNNNNNNNNNNNNNNNNNNNNNNNNNNNNNNNNNNNNNNNNNNNNNNNNNNNNNNNNNNNNNNNNNNNNNNNNNNNNNNNNNNNNNNNNNNNNNNNNNNNNNNNNNNNNNNNNNNNNNNNNNNNNNNNNNNNNNNNNNNNNNNNNNNNNNNNNNNNNNNNNNNNNNNNNNNNNNNNNNNNNNNNNNNNNNNNNNNNNNNNNNNNNNNNNNNNNNNNNNNNNNNNNNNNNNNNNNNNNNNNNNNNNNNNNNNNNNNNNNNNNNNNNNNNNNNNNNNNNNNNNNNNNNNNNNNNNNNNNNNNNNNNNNNNNNNNNNNNNNNNNNNNNNNNNNNNNNNNNNNNNNNNNNNNNNNNNNNNNNNNNNNNNNNNNNNNNNNNNNNNNNNNNNNNNNNNNNNNNNNNNNNNNNNNNNNNNNNNNNNNNNNNNNNNNNNNNNNNNNNNNNNNNNNNNNNNNNNNNNNNNNNNNNNNNNNNNNNNNNNNNNNNNNNNNNNNNNNNNNNNNNNNNNNNNNNNNNNNNNNNNNNNNNNNNNNNNNNNNNNNNNNNNNNNNNNNNNNNNNNNNNNNNNNNNNNNNNNNNNNNNNNNNNNNNNNNNNNNNNNNNNNNNNNNNNNNNNNNNNNNNNNNNNNNNNNNNNNNNNNNNNNNNtggagtttccacgttaaattcttgtgttgtgattgtgtctattttatttctctgtcaaaggtgttttctcaagggggaatggtgtattattcccaacaatTTGCACAATGACTAAGAACTCAACAGCAAAGCTTTTCTCCTACTAGTTAAGGTTGATTACACGAATCACACTATTATTACATTGTATCATAAACCATATCTACAGGGAAGCCAATTAAATATAAGCCTTTCTTAATGACTTCATCTAcaattttctaggttttctataCCTACACTTATCGAGCTACCTTCCATCTAATTTAGTTTTCTTATCAAGGCTTCTACAAGCCTTCTATTCACAAGACGTATTGTAATTATATTACCCTTCCCTAAAATACTCAAaagtttaaaataatatataaaattccACTAATGATCTCCCTCATTGCATTTAGTGcccaagagaaagaaaaagataatCTTTACACTAACTTACCATGCTACCAAAGTCTGAAACGCAAaccaaacaatcaataaaaaTCTACATGATTTTACTTCTTTAATGATTTCACCTATAGTTTCTCtcgatatttttaattttttaatggtTTTACCTATAGGTATTTGTACCATTCATCCAATCTACCCATCTTACTGAGGTTTATAGAATAAGAAACTGGGAAAAAATAATCATGATTAACTTCTATCAACTTGTACAAAAAAAGATAATTAAGAttaagatataaaaaaaaaagttttctggCGTGAAAGATAGTTTGAACCAGAAGGAGTATAACACATATACCTATCTTCCAAAAGGATGAAAGATAGCATAAATGAATTCAAAACAACAAGCTAATGCATCAAACTTCTAGTTCCAACAATGATGCAATTGAAGAATGATCATAAGAAAGTGCAAAAACACTTTTGAACACCAAGTTAAATTTGAGCAAACTAGTATGCAgccgaaaaataaaattaacctaTCCAAACTCATTACATTGAAAAGAAGTGAATGCAAGCATAGGTGCAATAAATACCTTTCGAATTGTAATATTGATTCTCAATATCAACATCTTGCTCCTCTTGCTCCTCATCAGAGTACTCAAATCCATAGTCCTCCATATCAGCATCTACATTATAAAAACATAATGCGCGTGTAACTAAATCAGAAAAAGTTAATCAactattataattatatatatttcaaCGTTAAAAGCATAGGACATTCAATGTTGTAAAATATGAATACTTCAAAGAAGCATAAGTGGCAAAATTTATAGTGCAAATAACATGAAATTAAGTATTTAACAACCCTGTTGAATTGTCATTCCTTCTACAGTTGGAATTTCAAACCATGAGATTTGTGATTAAACCATGCCACAAAGATTCAAATaggaattttctttcttttaagtcAGCTAGCTTGGGACTAACTTAACAGGATTAAAAGCATTCACTAGATGCAGATGAAGTTCTAAATAAACAATTATATCATATAAGCAACAGTATTATTACAGTACAAAAACAATGATTGTGAAAATCCACATTTGATAGGCATTACTCAGCTTCACGATTTTTTCATGAATTTTGATATTTGCAGAAACTGGTCAAAACAATAGCATCGGCATAGACACGctgaaaaacacacacacattcAACAATTACAAGAAAGTGCTTCATTGCTTAGTTCAGATAGGGTTTTCAATatactaaaatagaaaataaaaatccaagcttattaaaattgaaaaaacagATTAGAAAAATAAGCAGGAGGAGGTGATTACCGGAAGCCATGTTGTAGGGTACGGATCCGAGATAGGGTTTTGATGGTTGGAATCAGTGAGTCAGTGGAACACCGAGATAAATCAAGAACTGCAAACAATTACATGCAAGGCAGTGAGGCACTTATTACATTGTGTTTAATGAAGATGGATTAGTGAACCTAAATGGCAAGCAAAACAGAAGCAAATTAAGGCTGTAAATTAATTCATTCTTTCACAAAGTAACAAGGTTTAATCATACACAAGCAAATTAACTCTCTATTTGGACAGAACTGATCAAAAAGATTAATGAGCTCCAGCTGAATATAATCAAGCTCATTCACACACTGGATTTTCACCTTATAAAGAAGTTAAACCAGCAGTAAtctaataaaatagaaatttaaaaattgaactaATCCATATTCTTAACAGATAAACTCATCAATATTCAACAATCAATTAATCAGAAAACGAGATATCAAGAAGCACACACAACTAGAAGAGACCTGACCGGTGGAGAGATCTGATTGGCGGCGAGAGAGAGTACAGAGGAAATTATCGAGACTGGGTGAGCAAAGAGCACAACAGTGACGGAGAGAGGCACATAACAACAGAGGAGATTAGATCGGCGACGAGGTCACAGGTTGCAGCCTCGGTGGAGAGACATTACATAGCAACGGCAACGGTGGAGAGAGAAGACGTAGCAGCAGCCGCAGTGAAGAGATAGGAGCGATGCTGGACAAAGAAATGGGCAGCCGTTGTGGTGTTTGACAGAGTGAGAGACTGACTGGGGTCTGCGGGAGAAGACTAGGGATTTTGGAGTAGGGAGTGAATACAGAGTGGGGTGCTGTACATACTGGTAGGGGTATTCTGGGGTTTGTATCACTAATTTactgattttggatgtttaatatttttgttagaatttaattttgatgcattgtcAGTATAAAGTAATTTTACACGTGCATCCAATCACGTAACGCCACTTCATCAAAAGTAAATACTAGTTCCATTGACCGCGTACATTGACCGCGTGAATGTTCATCCAAAAGACATATGCGATTGCACGACTGTGTAAAACTTTTTAAACTGTCAGTGTATGAAATTAAACTCTTTTTGTTAATAATTTAgtgatattaatttaaaaataaaattgacaaAATTTAAGAGATTAAATTGAAATAATTTAATGTATAGATCGTAAGTTCAGTCACTATAAATTTTTTTCCTGACCCTTTGTAAAATGAATATTTTAACCAAATCACTTTTCTTTATCAAGAACATTGTTTTTCCACTAACGTTTTATATATTAACGTTTATGAATTATtaacttaaaatataaataaaaatggtTCACTTTTTGTAATTATTAGAGAATATATACAATTCATTAATATTTTCTGTATCTAAaccatttaattttgttattaataaaattataattcatCCTATTTTTATTTTACGCTTGGAAATGGTAAAGGCTTTGTGTTTTTGAATAGTGGTATTTAGATTAGTGTTTAGGGTACAGAAATTACGTTTTAAATAAAACTATTTAATTATTTGGGAGAATTAGGAATTATAattaactaaattttaaatttattaagttGATAATGTTAGAGTAATTGTATAAGATCAAAAGTTTTTGAGCCCATTGATAATAAAATTTAGGACAATAGTTGCAGTTATTGTAGTACTTATAATTGATATAAAAACATCATACCTTGAGAAAAGATGTAACAAGTTGaatgttaaattttatttatttattttattttgtttttgaaggTGTTTGGTACGATGATATTAAtctttatgtgattattatgattTATATGGTGTGAagtcatagttttttttttttttggttgataTTTCAGTATACATTATTTTAAGATTTTgaatcaaaataaattaaaattttaaaaacaaaacaaaattttcaaTGACAAATATAACAACGATTAACAGACCTTAAATCATAGATAAAAACTATGAAcaaatatacaaataaataacAGAGTGTGAATCCTCGATGTACGAGAAGGTATTTGGTAAATCATGAATATGAACTATGATTTTGGCTTGGATCGGTTTCAAATAAACCGTGGACTACAACCACAATTTTCACACTTGAATACCATCTTATATAAGTGATGATAGTGGTTTTACTTTAGTAAAATAGAAAATGTTTTCACCatggaaaagagaagagagaaaattttgGTAGAAATTTAggaatttggtaaaaaaaaaatgtcTATTGAAGGCAGTTTGTATTATCTAAATGATATTACTCTTATGGCTGAATCTATTAAGCAACATTTTAGCTGTAAATTTTTCATTAATGTattgtcatttatttatttaattgttaTTCATTAAAATACTTAGGAGCATATCATGTATTAGTTAGATTTATTAAACTTACCATGCAACAATATAAGAATATTAAACACcaaaaacataattaaataacAATGCTAAATCTGTTCACATACATTGGCAAATGATACATGAGCAATATGAACACAGAACACGGAAGTAGACACTAGACACATAGGTAAAGAAACACTTACCATCAGTGCAGAACAACTGACTGTATTTTATTATTATCACTGAGTAGTAATGACCCTTCTAAAACAATTAATTCTCAAATTTGTAGCTCACACAGTAGAGGATGCTATCAAAACAAAGCAAAAACTCCTGCAAATGAGAATGAGAGgggggaaaaaaagaaaaaaaagaggtaAAAGTTACAATTTTTTTGCATAAACTAGCATACAGCATAAAACAACATTTTAACAGCTGAATGCGCTACTTAGCTACATCAACCTAAGAATTTCATTTCTTTCACTTTCAATCCACCATAAAGCCcataacaaaaattttcaaacaaaAGAAACCACTAAAAGATGTCATAACAATAAATGTCTTCTTCTCCACAACTGTCCAATAGAATGGAGGATGAACCCATTAGTACAAAGATTTTGATCAACTCCAACATAGTTGTCTTTTTCCAAGCTAAGAATGGGAAAATTGAGATGAGTTCATTTTAAGTTTCCAACGGACAGATAACAAAGTTTTGGCACGTCATATGAAGCAAGAACCAAATAAAATACAGCAAAGAATCATATATTAATGAGACAAGTAGCTGTAACTATAAGTTGTAAGCACAGAGCCTCGGATCATTTTCACAACTTATGATTGCACAAACTCAATCATAAACTATGCTTGAATCTGCAGTAGAAAGATTTGTGGATGTAAACACACCACTCACTTCAAGATTCAAGTGAATCAACAATCTCAAATAAATAACCAGAACAAATTTCACAGAGAAAAACCAACTGAACTCAAAACTGGAATGGCATATGCCACCCAAACTCATTTTGCACCATAAAAGACCAAAGTTTATTTGACTCGTTTCTCTAATGTAAACTCCCCACCACAAAAGACCAAAGTTTATTTGACTCGTTTCTCTACTGTTAGTTCCCCTTTGCATACACTTCCACACATCAAGAacaaaaaagatataaaatttgAGCACCCAACATGATTAAGAACTAGAAGCTAAACATAAAAAGAAACTCAAGAAAGAAAAAACACTCATCTATTAATATGCACGGAATGATAGAACTAAGAAAGCAAGCAACTCACATAGAGCATATCATTCCAAAATTAATCGCATCTGCCTAAATATACACTGAACAATACACAGTCACTTTTCCCCCGAACAATAAAAAACCCATTTTGAAACAAAAAGGGACCCGATCAGCGGGGCAAAACCCTAACGGGGAAATAAAAACCCCAGAATCTCAATTTCCCTAATCTAACATTAAAGAAATAACACAacttttagttttcttgtttgGAAACCATTTAACATGAGAAAAGAATTCTATTTCCTTTAAGAAAAGAATTCATTtctatttgaaattcaatttcatGATTTGGAATAACTATAATATATTAATGAAATAGAATTCAAGTTTAAAGAGGGTGAGAGTTGATTTGGAAATCAGACCCTTTTTGGTCTGATTtacaaatgaaagaaaaatgggaATTGGAATTCTCAAAGAAATTCAAATCATTCATTTTTAGTTGTTTCAAAGCAAGAATCAGAATTCAACTCTTGAGTGAATTCTAATTCCTAGCATTCCAAACAAGCTAGTTTTTCACATTATCCCAGCGTGGCAGGCTAAGGACTAATCCGCCACGGTACTAAACTCCATTAAGAGTTGTCGCTGGCCAATGAATTGCTGCATGCGCAAGCCAAAATTTGAACCTCTCCACTTACTtacttaagcggactagtgaacTATCCACTACACCAACCTAATTTAGTAATTTGGTTAACacaacttttattttttatttttggaaaataGAAGACCTTGTGATATAGGAAAAGCATCCTTCACAGTGCACGGTATTAGAATCTAGGGCATCATCAACGCAAAATTTGACGAAAAGGAACAAATTTGGGGAAACAGTTCTACACCAAATGCGAAACGCACAGAAGCAAGGCCATGAAGTGCAagacacagagagggagagaagtgAGAAAAAAGAAACAGATTTAAGTTCAATAGAGATATACAGAGATTCACGGTTGTTTGATACCTGTTCTGTCTCGTCTGTGCGCTATCTCAGCTTGGCTCAAACGAGGCTCCTGCAGCTGGGAAACTGATCGGGGTTCTGTGCTACTTGAGTCTGTATTCGACTGAAACGCGTGCTTGGGCCTCAATCCATTACTTTAGTTCCTGTTTTCTTTCCTTATcatttatttaaagaaaaaaaactcTAAACGTTTTTTAAAatctatctacttaatatactaaaattgggtTTTCCCCCAATTAATGAAGGTGAAGTGTCAATCTCTCATGACTccgttttatttttttgaattcaataaatcaaataaaatcaattatactaattatttgtATCAACTAactgattt from Arachis ipaensis cultivar K30076 chromosome B02, Araip1.1, whole genome shotgun sequence harbors:
- the LOC107625715 gene encoding COP9 signalosome complex subunit 2 isoform X1 — encoded protein: MASDADMEDYGFEYSDEEQEEQDVDIENQYYNSKGLVETDPEGALSGFAEVVRMEQEKAEWGFKALKQTVKLYYRLGRYKEMMEAYREMLTYIKSAVTRNYSEKCINSIMDYVSGSASQNFGLLQKFYQTTLKALEEAKNERLWFKTNLKLCKIFFDIGEYGRMSKILKELHKSCQREDGTDDHKKGTQLLEVYAIEIQMYTETKNNKKLKQLYQKALTIKSAIPHPRIMGIIHECGGKMHMAERQWAEAATDFFEAFKNYDEAGNHRRIQCLKYLVLANMLMESEVNPFDGQEAKPYKNDPEILAMTNLIAAYQRNEILEFEKILKSNRRTIMDDPFIRNYIEDLLKKIRTQVLLKLIKPYTRIRIPFISKELNVPEHDVEQLLVSLILDNRIQGHIDQVNRLLERSDRSKGMKKYTAIDKWNTQLKSLYPIVSTRG
- the LOC107625715 gene encoding COP9 signalosome complex subunit 2 isoform X2, encoding MASDADMEDYGFEYSDEEQEEQDVDIENQYYNSKGLVETDPEGALSGFAEVVRMEQEKAEWGFKALKQTVKLYYRLGRYKEMMEAYREMLTYIKSAVTRNYSEKCINSIMDYVSGSASQNFGLLQKFYQTTLKALEEAKNERLWFKTNLKLCKIFFDIGEYGRMSKILKELHKSCQREDGTDDHKKGTQLLEVYAIEIQMYTETKNNKKLKQLYQKALTIKSAIPHPRIMGIIHECGGKMHMAERQWAEAATDFFEAFKNYDEAGNHRRIQCLKYLVLANMLMESEVNPFDGQEAKPYKNDPEILAMTNLIAAYQRNEILEFEKILKSNRRTIMDDPFIRNYIEDLLKKIRTQVLLKLIKPYTRIRIPFISKVILLLEFLCQLHFWTTS